The proteins below are encoded in one region of Apium graveolens cultivar Ventura chromosome 4, ASM990537v1, whole genome shotgun sequence:
- the LOC141721079 gene encoding protein PAT1 homolog 2-like: MDRSDSHDLKEISPCFASDAALFDASQYAFFGQGGVEGAVLGGLEDEANDASVLGVGKDEYHLFDAEEESGIGSLSDVDDLATTFSKINRVVTGPRHPGVIGDRGSSSFSRESSSAAEWSKELDFPDWLDQQISDTESCQESKRWSSQPHLSPVHVPESKSIYRTSSYPLQQHQQQFPNEINLESKSAFTSYPPPGSISQFSSPHQHSRRLNLSSLGSGSQLPFSAPDLSPLSNSDIHMASIPHGYRYSRNIPHVVSPGISLGSGSHNRWHNHAGLLLGDQSSVLNNILQQQFLQPDNLVSPHLMSQQQQLQHHRLHLPIQPSLSHYSSLQSHLYNVLPSPPSHLRKHKSADMRDHRPRVSQRGKQAWLSQQSSDASLQSDDNRPQFRSKYMTADEIESILKIQHAATQNGDPYIDDYYHQARLAKESTESRTKLRFCPAHLKEPSSRSRNNSDSQPHLKVDSHGRVSFSSIRRPHSLLEVDPPSSASGEVSAEQKMSERPLEQEPMLAARITIEDGLRVLFDVEDIDRFLQFSQPQDGGTQLRRRRQILLEGLAASVQLVDPLGRSGTSVGLNPKNDVVFLWLVSLPKGRKFISRYLQLLFPGGELARIVCMTIFRHLRFLYGGLPSDPEAAETITNLAKMVTECVDGMDLNSLSACIAAVVCSSEQPPLRPLGSSAGDGASIMLIRVLERATQLFTHPQASSSRVPPNPSLWQASFDAFFGLLTKYCLGKYDRIMQSIYAQNPQPSPDIITQEAARAINREMPVEVLRASLPHTNDRQRKLLLDFSKRSMPVSGISAHSGSSGHVAPEFVRG; encoded by the exons ATGGACAGATCTGATTCTCATGATTTGAAGGAGATTTCTCCATGTTTTGCTTCAG ATGCTGCACTTTTTGATGCATCACAATATGCATTCTTTGGACAAGGTGGAGTGGAAGGGGCTGTGTTGGGAGGACTGGAAGATGAGGCAAACGATGCTTCTGTACTTGGTGTTGGCAAAGATGAATATCATTTGTTTGATGCGGAAGAG GAATCAGGTATAGGATCTCTCTCTGATGTGGATGACCTGGCAACTACATTCTCAAAG ATAAACAGAGTTGTCACTGGACCAAGACATCCTGGAGTAATTGGTGATCGCGGATCTAGTTCTTTTTCAAGGGAAA GTTCTTCTGCTGCAGAATGGTCAAAGGAGTTGGATTTTCCTGACTGGTTAGATCAGCAGATATCTGACACAGAGAGCTGCCAGGAAAGCAAAAGATGGTCTTCCCAACCACATCTCTCTCCTGTCCATGTTCCAGAGTCAAAATCTATATACAGGACATCTTCGTACCCGCTACAGCAACATCAACAACAATTTCCTAATGAAATTAACTTAGAATCAAAGTCAGCTTTCACTTCATACCCTCCTCCAGGTAGCATATCTCAATTTTCTTCACCTCACCAACATTCGCGACGCCTGAATCTGTCATCTCTGGGAAGTGGGTCACAGTTACCTTTCTCTGCACCAGACCTCTCTCCTTTGTCCAACTCTGATATTCATATGGCTAGCATTCCACATGGGTACCGTTATAGTCGAAATATTCCTCATGTTGTCTCACCTGGTATTTCTCTCGGTAGTGGGTCACATAATCGTTGGCACAACCATGCAGGGTTACTTCTCGGGGATCAGTCCAGTGTCTTAAATAACATTCTGCAACAGCAATTTCTGCAGCCAGATAATCTGGTTTCCCCGCATTTAATGTCACAACAGCAGCAACTGCAACATCATAGGCTTCATCTTCCTATTCAACCATCTTTATCACATTATTCATCTCTGCAATCCCATTTATATAATGTCCTTCCTTCTCCACCCTCACATCTAAGAAAACATAAATCAGCTGATATGCGGGATCATCGACCTAGGGTTTCACAAAGAGGTAAACAGGCATGGTTATCTCAACAAAGTTCTGATGCTAGTCTGCAAAGTGATGATAATCGGCCACAATTTAGATCCAAATATATGACTGCTGATGAAATAGAAAGTATTCTTAAAATACAGCATGCTGCAACACAGAACGGCGACCCTTATATAGATGATTATTACCACCAAGCTCGCCTTGCAAAAGAATCTACTGAATCAAGGACAAAACTTCGCTTCTGCCCAGCTCATCTTAAGGAGCCCTCTTCTCGATCACGTAACAATTCAGACTCCCAGCCTCATCTCAAGGTTGATTCTCATGGAAGGGTTTCATTCTCCTCTATTCGTAGGCCTCATTCTCTCCTTGAAGTCGACCCTCCTTCCTCTGCTTCTGGGGAGGTAAGTGCTGAACAGAAAATGTCTGAGAGGCCCTTAGAACAGGAACCCATGCTGGCTGCAAGAATAACAATTGAGGATGGCCTTCGCGTCCTCTTTGATGTTGAGGACATCGATCGGTTTCTACAATTTAGTCAGCCCCAAGATGGTGGGACTCAGCTGAGGCGGAGGCGACAGATCCTCTTAGAAGGCTTAGCAGCATCAGTTCAGCTTGTTGACCCACTTGGAAGGAGCGGAACATCAGTTGGGCTAAATCCCAAAAATGACGTTGTGTTCCTGTGGCTCGTTTCTCTTCCCAAAGGCCGAAAGTTTATTTCAAGATACCTCCAGCTTCTTTTTCCTGGTGGTGAGCTGGCCCGAATAGTTTGCATGACCATCTTCCGTCACTTGAGGTTCTTATATGGTGGCCTTCCTTCTGATCCAGAAGCAGCCGAAACTATCACCAATCTTGCAAAGATGGTTACTGAATGTGTTGATGGCATGGACCTTAATTCTCTGAGTGCATGCATTGCTGCAGTGGTTTGTTCTTCTGAGCAGCCACCCCTTCGTCCACTTGGCAGTTCTGCTGGAGATGGAGCATCGATTATGTTAATACGTGTCTTGGAGAGGGCGACTCAGCTGTTTACCCATCCGCAGGCCTCTAGCAGCCGTGTTCCGCCAAATCCTTCCCTGTGGCAGGCTTCATTCGATGCCTTTTTTGGTCTTCTTACTAAGTATTGTCTGGGTAAATATGACAGAATAATGCAGTCAATCTATGCACAAAACCCCCAACCTAGCCCGGATATCATTACTCAAGAGGCAGCAAGAGCTATAAACAGAGAAATGCCTGTAGAAGTTCTACGTGCTAGTCTGCCCCACACAAATGATCGTCAGAGGAAGTTACTACTTGATTTTTCCAAGCGGTCTATGCCTGTAAGTGGAATTAGTGCTCATAGTGGGAGCAGCGGTCACGTAGCTCCAGAATTTGTCAGGGGTTAG
- the LOC141721078 gene encoding oxygen-evolving enhancer protein 2, chloroplastic-like, whose product MASTSCFLNHPALLRSSSTSQRPVHSIKVSQVICRAQKQVSVQEDDAASATVSRRLALTLLIGAAAVGSKVSPADAAYGESANVFGKPKTTEFMPYTGKDFTLLIPAKWNPSKEVEFPGQVLRFEDNFDTTSNLSVMVLPTDKKSITDYGSPEKFLSTVDYLLGKQAYFGKTASEGGFEQDAVATANILETATPVVGGKQYYSLSVLTRTADGDEGGKHQLITATVSDGKLYICKAQAGDKRWFKGAKKFVENATSSFNVA is encoded by the exons ATGGCTTCAACTTCATGTTTCTTGAACCACCCGGCACTCCTCAGATCATCATCAACTTCACAACGCCCCGTTCATTCCATCAAGGTCAGCCAAGTTATTTGCCGTGCCCAGAAGCAGGTATCTGTTCAGGAAGATGATGCTGCCAGCGCCACCGTGTCTCGTAGATTGGCTCTCACGCTTCTCATTGGTGCTGCTGCTGTTGGCTCCAAGGTTTCTCCTGCTGATGCAGCTTATGGTGAATCTG CAAATGTTTTCGGGAAGCCAAAGACAACAGAATTCATGCCTTACACTGGAAAAGATTTCACACTGTTGATTCCTGCAAAATGGAACCCAAGCAAAGAGGTGGAGTTCCCAGGTCAGGTTCTTAGATTTGAAGACAACTTTGACACCACCAGCAACCTTTCAGTCATGGTCCTCCCAACCGACAAGAAGTCCATCACCGACTATGGTTCCCCTGAAAAATTCTTATCTACA GTGGACTATTTGCTAGGAAAACAAGCATACTTCGGCAAAACTGCTTCAGAG GGTGGCTTTGAGCAAGATGCTGTGGCCACTGCCAATATATTGGAGACCGCAACTCCAGTGGTAGGGGGGAAGCAGTACTACAGCTTGTCTGTATTGACAAGGACTGCAGATGGAGATGAAGGGGGCAAACACCAACTTATCACAGCCACAGTTTCAGATGGTAAGCTTTACATATGCAAGGCTCAAGCCGGAGACAAGAGATGGTTTAAAGGAGCAAAGAAATTTGTGGAGAATGCAACAAGTTCTTTCAACGTTGCTTAA
- the LOC141717180 gene encoding protein JASON-like, whose amino-acid sequence MPKIKLLSMLFSFSKFLASLYRSTMSCLFRWLIIRLVPTRRSSPLISQPNTEPVVLRTRKRLNYLQEGSDGSRAGNEERCNLLESPVQDLDFEGLRNEAKLLKACGTIPETPAEIHKASKMLNNISPIGVLDSSKFNSGLPETPIQKPNLEMEPYYAGNSSKQCEDCVSCAGSSAHEPNSCIEIGQIISTSAKDSDVGEFSTGVHVYADATASMPSRNKSVRFNCPFVTPLSSLESSSLGANCHSLEKIESPQDKWTSPYPTPLKLTDEMQTPGTVFPSNGGNIMVGKNPRIRTQYVQSVMNHVEDFPHLQVCREDESNPQQSAHQINCFQQANIVSPNSEVRKADIATPDSEVRMLICSAEEKIKVEASLLSCIKPLPSNHFANNQWVVNFSGEDNYFDQNPGDMPILGTVATHWDEDESSPLPPKSWDGNGIPNSTTKYKEDQKVTWHATPFEERLEKALSEKHIIFQRRCLNGTLPLDLN is encoded by the exons ATGCCTAAAATCAAATTACTATCCATGTTGTTCTCTTTCTCTAAATTCTTAGCATCTCTCTACCGATCTACTATGTCTTGTTTGTTTCGTTGGTTGATCATCAGACTTGTCCCTACTCGTCGCTCTTCTCCTCTCATTTCTCAACCAAACACA GAACCAGTGGTGTTGAGAACTCGAAAGCGCCTGAATTATTTACAAG AAGGAAGCGATGGATCACGGGCGGGTAATGAGGAGCGGTGCAATCTTTTGGAGAGTCCAGTTCAGGATCTTGATTTCGAAGGACTTAGAAATGAG GCAAAGCTCCTCAAAGCTTGTGGTACTATACCAGAGACTCCTGCCGAAATTCATAAAGCATCAAAAATGTTGAATAATATATCTCCTATTGGAGTTTTAGATTCCTCAAAGTTTAATTCAGGGCTTCCCGAAACTCCAATTCAGAAGCCCAATTTGGAGATGGAGCCTTATTATGCTGGTAATAGTAGTAAACAGTGTGAAGATTGTGTAAGTTGCGCTGGTTCTTCAGCTCATGAACCTAACAG TTGTATAGAAATTGGACAAATAATATCTACCAGTGCCAAGGATAGTGATGTTGGTGAATTTAGCACGGGTGTACATGTTTATGCTGATGCGACTGCCAGTATGCCAAGCAGGAACAAGTCTGTTCGTTTTAACTGCCCTTTCGTTACACCTTTATCTTCGTTGGAAAGCTCCTCATTGGGAGCTAATTGTCACAGCTTAGAGAAAATTGAATCACCTCAGGACAAATGGACATCACCTTATCCAACCCCACTAAAACTAACTGATGAAATGCAAACACCCGGAACTGTTTTCCCTTCAAATGGAGGAAATATCATGGTTGGAAAAAATCCTAGGATCAGGACTCAATATGTCCAGTCTGTTATGAACCATGTTGAAGATTTTCCCCATCTGCAGGTGTGTAGGGAAGATGAGTCGAATCCTCAACAGTCTGCTCACCAGATTAATTGTTTTCAGCAGGCTAACATTGTGAGCCCTAATTCAGAAGTGAGGAAGGCTGATATTGCAACCCCTGATTCAGAAGTAAGGATGTTAATCTGCTCAGCCGAGGAAAAGATAAAGGTGGAAGCAAGTTTGTTGTCCTGTATCAAACCATTGCCATCCAATCATTTTGCCAATAATCAGTGGGTTGTAAACTTTTCTGGTGAAGATAATTATTTTGACCAAAATCCTGGGGATATGCCTATTCTTGGAACAGTTGCCACTCACTGGGATGAGGATGAATCTTCTCCTTTACCACCAAAGTCGTGGGATGGGAACGGGATCCCAAATTCAACAACAAAATACAAAGAG GATCAGAAAGTTACTTGGCATGCCACGCCTTTTGAGGAAAGATTGGAGAAGGCCTTGTCTGAGAAACATATAATTTTTCAGAG GAGATGTCTAAATGGCACACTACCCCTAGATCTGAATTAA